Proteins from a single region of Ensifer adhaerens:
- a CDS encoding ABC transporter permease, with amino-acid sequence MGEPNTAAQPSQEFEKVLVNSSTQVASFDTHDKTPIQKIQHFLHSTPAAVPFIVLVAAILIFGIAIGGKFFSSYTLTLILQQIAIVGILGAAQTLVILTAGIDLSIGVIMVLSAVIMGNCAVTYGLPAPIAIFIGFVVGGACGLLNGFLVSRVKLPPFIVTLGTWYVIMSTNFIYSANETIREADVTAVTQMLHVFGVSFKVGSAVLTLGVITMVALVFGLWYALNHTAWGRHLYAVGDDPEAAKLSGIRTSRVLLSAYTLAGLIAALAAWVSIGRNGSISPSAAVTDYNLQAITAAVIGGISLFGGRGSILGTLIGAMIVGVVSMGLNMMGADPQWKVFLTGVLIITAVAIDQWIRKVAG; translated from the coding sequence ATGGGCGAGCCCAACACAGCCGCACAGCCATCCCAGGAATTCGAAAAAGTCCTGGTCAACAGTTCAACGCAGGTCGCGTCGTTCGATACGCATGACAAGACGCCGATCCAGAAGATCCAGCATTTCCTGCATTCGACGCCGGCGGCTGTGCCGTTCATCGTGCTGGTTGCTGCGATCCTGATCTTCGGCATCGCCATCGGGGGCAAGTTCTTCTCGTCCTACACGCTGACCCTCATCCTCCAGCAGATCGCCATCGTCGGTATCCTCGGCGCCGCGCAGACGCTGGTGATCCTGACTGCCGGCATCGATCTTTCGATCGGCGTCATCATGGTGCTTTCGGCGGTCATCATGGGCAATTGCGCCGTCACCTACGGCCTTCCGGCACCGATCGCGATCTTCATCGGCTTCGTCGTCGGCGGCGCGTGCGGCCTCCTTAACGGTTTCCTGGTGTCCAGGGTCAAGCTTCCGCCGTTCATCGTCACGCTGGGCACCTGGTACGTGATCATGTCGACGAACTTCATCTATTCGGCGAACGAAACGATCCGCGAGGCCGACGTCACCGCCGTCACCCAGATGCTGCACGTGTTCGGCGTGAGCTTCAAAGTCGGCTCCGCCGTGCTCACCCTCGGCGTCATCACGATGGTCGCGCTGGTCTTCGGCCTCTGGTATGCGCTCAATCATACCGCCTGGGGACGCCACCTCTATGCCGTCGGCGATGATCCGGAAGCGGCCAAACTCTCCGGTATCCGCACCAGCCGCGTGCTCTTGAGCGCCTACACGCTGGCGGGCCTGATTGCCGCCCTTGCCGCCTGGGTCTCGATCGGCCGCAATGGCTCGATCTCGCCCTCGGCTGCGGTCACCGACTACAACCTCCAGGCCATCACCGCAGCGGTCATCGGCGGCATCTCGCTCTTCGGTGGACGCGGCTCGATCCTTGGAACGCTGATCGGCGCCATGATCGTCGGCGTCGTCTCCATGGGGCTCAACATGATGGGCGCCGATCCGCAATGGAAGGTCTTCCTCACCGGCGTGCTGATCATCACCGCCGTCGCAATCGACCAATGGATCAGAAAGGTAGCAGGCTGA